Genomic segment of Mercurialis annua linkage group LG6, ddMerAnnu1.2, whole genome shotgun sequence:
AgagtttaaatataataaaagaaagAATTTAAAAGCATCTATATTTGTTTAAGAGAGTTGAGATGTAAAAGAGTCAACATGGCTGAAAAATAGGAATCCATAAGACTATAGATTAATTGTAAATTGTACATTTAAGGAAAAGTAGGAGTTTATTTGAACTAAACAGTGGAATATAAAAACTCAAcagtgttttttttatgaaatgaaAAGTCAGCAGTTTCTATTTGAAGATAAAAAcagattaaatttaaaaagagtcCACATGGCATGTATAGAGAAGTCCACATGGCTAAATATTGTTAACTCTCTTTTTGAGTTCAGGATTATAGTATTAATAGAATTACATCATATATTTAAGCTAAAATATGTGCTGGCCACTAAAAATGAGCTCGACTATAAGGAATCGAACCCAGGCTTCAAAAGAGTAGATGAACTCTTCTTCCACTAAGCTAAACCGCTTTGTGCTGTTCATGACTACataaatgtttatatttattatttcagCCCGGGTTAAAGCACGACCGAGCCTGAACGTGGTTCCGCCACTGGTCCCacgaaaagaaatgaaaagacaatagaaattaaaatatataattttacggGTATTAAATAACCAAAAAGAATTTAAGTGTTCAGAATTACCGACACCAATTGCGCCTTCAGAACTTTTTTTTCTCTTGTTCCGCAGCTAATATACTCCAGACGATATAAAACACTTGAATTTTCAGGAACTTGAATCTGAAGTTTGAACAAACGCTAAAAAATCTTGAACGATACAAGGATCTACACAAAACAAACCTGTATAGCAAACAAAACACTCGAAAAACACACAAAACTCTAAAGAACAGAGCAATTTATTCAAAGAacatcatgaactttaaaatatACGAGCTAAGAGATGATGATATTCGGCTAAAAGCCGAAGATCACCATCTCCTACGTTCGAAATCAAAAAAAATGGACTTCCTCTCTCTAAATTTTTTTCCCTCTGTCTAGGTGCACCGTTTGCACCGCTTGTATAAAAATTGCCCAGTTGAAACAGTCAATTaagagaaataaattaaaattaaggttTGCTCATTTTTCTTGCAGACACTTCTTCCGTTTTAGGCATTCTAGTTGTTAGAGTTTTTGTCTTGATCTTTTGTCCATGATAATGGCAGAGCCACTCCTAAACTGGGTCGTGCACCTGCTGCAGTTCGAAGTTGGTCGAAAACACAATTGTTTAGATAAAAAGTCCTAATAATGAGATCCATTTTAATTGATATGAAGAAATTGTTGATTAAGGTTTTATTATTTACAGTTTGCCTTCCCGATTAAATTTTCTTGTTACTACATAGGTCTGGGCGGTTGTTTCTCGGCGTCTTGTTTCCAAGCGGTTTTCTTTTATGCTGGAAAATCTCAGTCGCACAGTTATCTTGCATACACCACGATAAGAAACTGTGTCTTGGTGTGGGCTTGCTTGCGTATTTGCATGTTATTGCCACTTCTCAGCTTTAGGGGCTAAATGGTTGACCTagtgtcaaaaaaaaaaattatatttatatatattttttaaacttatttggtATAAAACCCTTTACAAGCTTTAGAAATGTACCTATGTAAATTCTAATTTGGtcatgtttttatgttttagttCTGAAATTTACATTGGGATTTTATTaatgttatatattttaataaaatatgggTTAGTAGTTGATAAATCGACGAGCTGTTTAATTTTTCAAGTGGATGTGAATAGCATGAAACAAAAGGAACATAAGACCAGAAAGAATGTCAGAAGGGGTTTTTAAAAGTTCACTTTGACAGTAGCGTaaggagaaaagaaaaagagaagaaagaTTAACGTTAGAGAAACGAGTACAATTACGGTTTTACCTTAAGAGGAGTATATGCAGGATGTCTACAACTGTCACAAGTCATTTTCATatatcgtgaccggcgctagggtatgggtgtggttgtaccaaaacccgcaGCAAGTCTTGCAggaaataattaaatatcataaacaacagtgtacctgcataaaaccacatgctcggaagcaaccgagactccagccTAGTCTAGCAATACAtaaaagcaacatatattcaaagtatgttTACTCTCTAACTTATAACTCCAAAAGTATggtaatatataaaatatcataaacactgtaatcatgccaataGCAATAAAATAACAGTTAGACCATTCCAACAAAACAATAGTCTAGAATATGAATATAAGTCTAAGACATAAAcaatctaatactactactgcggtttaagagtttaaaatagtttgaccattttattctaaaaaaataaatcaacctccgtaaaatgaagaaacggagatcaaccaaacgctcaaatcataaacctgaaaaatttgggaaaacaacggggtcagatttacttagtagagtttatataaccatttacatttattaagttgaaaacatttaaaacgtttaataaaacatttgttctttatggattatcaatgaaaccctaaaccacaattctaattccattgtcgtgtcggtgagacgtatctcatgattgatccccgactatcacttaataaaatagtgagcctaggagacgtatcttccaccggtgccctcagtAAAGTGAGACATATCTCAAACCTAACTCAACACCATAACAATCATTAtcagtgcgcacgcagtcccgataaTGCACATCGAGTAGCAAGTTCCAAATTAAATCAGCAATGccaaaaacagttcgaaaactgtttatacatatatatatacaaaatataacatttgcttaataaagaggtaaatagaaatataagctcactacttgctattccacgtgaaacctggcaagcaatcttACTCTTGTttgcctctgaagtacgaacagtcgacgagtctagacaaggtataaatcataatttaaaaaagaccCTAACTTTagagagtactaaacaccacataggactagcacaacaacaACCAcggtaaaacaatccagaatAATTCACAATatccaaataaaatataatgctccaaataatacaagtctattaaGTTCTcacttaaaaatccattttataaaatattattgaaataGGTATTAAATAATGATtcaatagtgggttagccgagttaccgataactaccaagctaaccacacttgtcgggcgacccaagtcaaacccaactcacatcttaaaacaaattataaactatagtttataattacaaaataatttgataaaataataatctatttccaagtagaactcaatatcttcaatttcaagtaacccaagttacaaaccaaaacttaactaaattaggtttaaaacgtttaagggctaaactgtaatttagccaaattcaAATGCCAAAATCAAATtccaaaatcaaatataattactcacgttattttctaattaaaagtttataaaacaattatcgttttcaaattATAGCTATCAACAACTTAGTATCGCCAAACAATCAAATTCCATGCCTTTATGAAATTcttaatcaaattattattcCCAAGTTAACATTAGCAAAACTCAATAATCATAGCAACCTAAACTACCCATAATTGAATCATGAAGTTGCCGCCAAAACCAAcaccaaattataaaataccCTCTTTTTGTTACTGGATTCTATCAACAGTTAGCAAAGCACATGattcaaataacaataatatatcCAGCAACTTGTAATAAGATTATAAGAATTCAAGGATAAGGCTACTACTCATGCATGACATCCATAACTATTAACTCAGAAAACGGGCGAGTTTGACAACGGCAACAACAATGAAGAACAACACAACTCAAACAATCTGATTTTATTACTCTATCCATAATAGGTTACGGAAAAACAAAAGTAATGGCAGCAGCAAATTCAATAAAAACGGAGCAACAACACATCTAGTAACGACGAAACGAAACAGCGCAAGAACGAGGAAATTGTACGTACCGTTTTTTATAACAAAGCATTACGATGATAAAGAACGAATGGGTCAGATGGAACAAACAAGACCCAACTCATATTTAGCTATCATAAAAGAAATATGAGTTAAGAACCAACAAAACGATATCGAACGAATAGCGAGAAGAGTAGCGTAAAACTTGCCGGATTCAATACGGATGAATGGAATGAAGAATGATATGTCTCATATGGGTTTAGAGTgtttgacggctagggtttcgaAGAAAAGAATAGTGTTTTGTGTTTTTAAAACTCAGAGATGACAGGTTTATTTATAGACCTGTCAGTCCCCCAAAACCCGACAGTGTACGGGCGCACACCAGTAGGCCCGGCTTATAGCGGGCCGGTTCGATGCAAATCAAACCCGAAAAACGTCCCGAACCAAATTCAACCTAAAACGAACCCGAACCACAAGAAAACAAGCCCGAAACCAACTTGAACGTGATCGAAAAACACGGAATATTACAACAACCCATTGTTTTTCactaatttttatatcaattattaAGTTGTATAATTGTTTATGCGTTTTAAAAGAATGTGTCGCGGCAGACATTTCTCGTGTGTCTGGCGGATCTTTATATTTccttatcatattatcatgGAAGTAATGTCAAGCTAATGCCTAGTTTGCTCTTGGTTTTCTTTGTATATCTTATCTCTATACCTCGATTGTGGGCTTAGGCGCCAATATGAGTTCCTAGTTTGTTTTCTAGCTCTATTGTCATTTAGCGCTTTATCGTTAGAGGATGATTTATACTTAGTATCTAGGTATTGTTAGTTCTTCCTAACCTTACTTCCTTTATTGGACTTGCCTTGTTGAGCCTGTTTGGATCGGCTGGTTAtgtgtttggtgttgtttcctATGTAGGTTTTTCTTTAGTAGTGTTGAGCCTTTCTACTTTCAAGAAGCGGTTTGGACCGTGGGGGAGGGGTCGGCACTAGTTTGAGGTGGTCAGTGACCAGAGGCCGAAGGTGGGGACTGATTGGAAGTGGTGGTGGTAGAAGGCGGTCGGCGTTGCAGTTGGTCGGAGGTGATGGAAGTGATTGTTGGAGTTTAGAGTTTtgggttggtttggtttggATTAGTGTAGGATTAGTTTATGATTAACTATAGTGTtggtttagtttaatttattagtttgtaattaagtattttttttcaattatttcagGTACTTATTTGGGGTTAATGAACTTttccaaaataataatatggttactaaattttcaaatttgcGATTCTAAGAGATTTTAAGTGATTCTCAGTCAAATTATGTTTAAGTgcacaattttttaattatgataaatagtattttatatttttaattgatatttaaatatttttgcaattattttcactttattttaggtattttttaGAAAACCCTATAAAGAATTTTCTTTAGTGTGAGTTGTGATGTTGATTAATGGACTTGGATCTTCAATAAAGTGGGCTTTTATTCGGTGCTTATAGAAGCTTGTTGCTTTTGAATATAGGCCAGGAAAACAATAGTCAATTGTAGGTCCCTAGATATGCAATTTGACTTACAAGGAACCTCTCCCGGCAGATGCAATAAGCTTTGAACAAGCTTGTTGTTATgtttaggggtgagcaaaaaccgaaccaaaccattaatTCGATCTAAATCAATccgaaattaattttgatttggttaaaatggattgatttgatttcaaattataaaaaattatggtttttggttttggtttgatttcaactattagttaaccgaaccgaccgaaaaaccaaagtttacaataatattatttttattaatatttatatatgtttaaataaatataaaatttatttattgaaatatttacatagaaatataatatgtgtggatagatacatatatgaaaataaaacatataaactaatacacacatataagtaaaaattattatgcataattttaattattacgtataattatatataatttttatctaaatctatattaatcaaaccgaaccgaaaccaatgctaaagtttggttaaccgaaccgaaattttacataaatatttggcgtggtttggtttttatatttcCCTTAAAAGATGATTTGGTTTTGGAGTTTattaaatcaaaccgaaccgaagcGAACCATGCTCAAGTTATATTGCttttgtattgattttttttgtttcttgatgCAAAAGTTTTAGGTTATATCCAAAATAGTACCCAACATTTGTACCTTATATTAGAATGGTATTGAATCtttaatttatatctttttggTACAACAACTTTTACTATTTATTTCacgttagttttttttaatccgGCCATTATCAATGATATGACAACCAGagcaagattttttttttattttcttccacATTAAATTGGCACATCAAATTGGCCATAACTTCTATTATTTGGTTTGTATTTGTTAGTTTATCTAATATGTaagaaaataagataaaattctTACTCCGGTTGCCACATCATTAAAAGTGGCCGGATTAAAAAAAACGATCtgaaacaaataatacaaattatggtaccaaaaatatacaaattaaaaattaggtaCCATTTTAATATAAGGTACAAAAATTGGTACCATAATAGCCCCAAAGTTTTTATTCTCAAGAAAAAGATGATATTTTTTCCTTGATATTCACATGATTTTATGTTTAATAAGGACTTATGATGGACAGTTGACCACCTTATTTTATGAATCTCTGAAAAGAcatgaatatatatattattaatatagttTTTCGaccttaaaatttatagcaCTGACCaccataaattttttatattaatcatCATAAATTTTCGATACAATCTTGCCCATCTTACACAATTTTTGGGTCCGCGATTAATTTGTTTGAATAAAACGAATGCTGATAAGCTTGCCTTTCATTCACATAGTAAACAGTACTATTATTTTGGATAACATAGTAAAAAGCAATTACTTTATGTAACAACTTTTTATatgcttattattattattatacctTTTTATTTCTCATAGATAAAGCTATTACTTTATGTAACAGCTGAGTATCTTAACGTCTAAACATAGTGGCAGCAAAATTCACATGCAAGGAGCCTGCATATAACGTCCCATTCATCTCTTGAACTTCACTAATTGCTTCAGTTTCATATGGACCTCTAAAGCTCACTACTTGCAGCACCATACCATTCTCATTAATTCTGTATCCAAGTGGTAACATCCGCGGTTTTGGCGGCGGCGGCGGGTCTCGTAGAACGCTCACCGCCACCCAAAACTGCCCGTTAGCATTTCTCTTAATGTTGTCCGGCTTTCCTCGAAACGACCGTAGAATTTGTGCTGTATTAGCTCTTGGTCCTCTAAGCCAATATTTTTGGATTCTATTGGCTAAGAACTCGCTTACGAGGACGAATGATCCGTCTCTACTCACGGCTGTGCCTGCTGCTGCTGCTAGGTTTCTCAGTAATACTGTGGCTCGTTTGGTACGTGGATCGTACATGAATAAGCTTCCTGTGTTGTCTCTGCTTTGAACCAGTCCTACAATGTCTCTGCAAGATAGAAGTGCAACTTAATTAAGTACTGATTTGATACTAGGAACATAGCACCCGAGACATGTCGAACATAATCAACCAAAATTTAGCTCAAAAAGCGATTCGAAATTCATTTTTAAACTCCACGAGCTCAATCAAATAGTCCAAATATAATGAcctcaattaaatttttttttagaaaaatgacACAAGTAAAACTCTTTCTGGACTTGAATGTGTAGATATTTTTACAGTTAGCAACTATATtacttttacaaacattcaatttattatattttgataactgaatatttattttcaaacaacAGAAGGTTATCATATTAGTTCAGGTTAAATTTTACCTATGTGGCAATCTGTCGGGAACTTAGGTAAAATTTGGTCTAAATTAACCTCcgtttttttgttgaaaaatgAATGTTGGActatcaaaatataacaaattgaaTGTCGGTAATAGTTcaataaaaatagtataattagATAATCACAAAAATATTCAACCCCGACTTGAATATTAGTGGATTTGATCATTTACTCGAGTAGCTTGAATGCAAGTTCAACAATTTGTATTTAAACTCGACTTTGGCAATAAAATATGATGTTACTTTAATTGGAAAGCGGAGCTAGCTTCTGTAAAGAAAACGTTTCCAGTTGTTTGATCGACGTCTAAGCCTGCAAGAAACTTCAAAGGAACGCCTTGAACAGAATTTAGAAGACGAGTAGCTTGGCCTCCGTTAGGTCCGACAACAAAGAGTCCATTATTTGCATCCGCAATGTAAAGCTCTCCCGTCCTGTAATAAAATGCTATTCCTAGCGGCCTTCCACATATTGATTGAAGGCTCGGGTCTGTAGCTCCATCACACTGTGATTTGTTCCTGTTTCGATATCAATAGTATGAGTAAATTTAACTGATCAAGGTTGCTTATTAAATGAGGTATCTAATAATTGGGAGACCATCAAGCATGTTGCACTGTTGAAATTGATATGGTCAAAAGTTTTAGTAGTAACAAACTCTTTTTATCttatgtttaaaatttgatacaaaaacttcatttgtattaaaataatactaaaattatgtattatttgggtaattgattttggaggtcactgtacttttcaaaaattgcaaaatggtgactgaacttcaaaacgtaacattttagttactatactatttggttatgttaagatagaaggatttttggtcaccgaagaaaaatatttcgagtcgattttttgttgattgtatgtatatatgaaatataaggtattatttgtcataaataatcaaaatttgattacaacatatgtataatttgaccgtaaaacacttaaaaaccttccaaaatcacacatttgaaagtttagtgaccattttgttacgttttgaagttcagacaccattttgcaatttttgaaaagtacagtgacccctagaatcaattacccagGTTAAGTGCTTTAAACTTCTCTAAATGAAAGCAATATTCAAAACTGAATAGGTGGCTGAACGGGTATGGCTATTGATTCTCATATCAATCGATGACACCGCATCAGTAAGTCACTAATCCATCACAAATTTATGACGGATTTAGCTCCAtcataaatttttgttttatgcCTGTATTTTCTGTGATAAATTCACGACgatttagttttgtaataaaattatgatagatTTGTGATAGCATTCTTTtgtcataatatattatgaCGAATCAGTGACCACACTAACCATAATAATCTCACAAATATTCATCATAATTTAACTACTGTTGTTTTTTGGTAAAATTGTTCGATATATTTACATCTAGCCTGCTTAGAAATAATTACCTATTTTGTGTAGTGTAAGCAAACTCTGTGAAGTTAAGATTAGGTCCTTGATATTTGAGAATTCTACCATCGGAAACGCCGGTGTATGGACCGCCGCCATTCCAATCAAAGGCAAGTGACTCCGGTCCAACAAGGGGCGTCGGCAAGTAGAGCCTTTCAAATGATGCTCTAGGATGAGCCATCGCAAAGTGAACATGCAgcaaaagtataaaaatgagGCTCATGGATGCCATGAATATTAAAGAAACTTCACAAATTTTTCGCAATCTATCGGATTGGTATTGCATGGTATATGTAGTAATGGATCATCGAGGAACaggtgaaagaaaaaaaattgaaaccgaaaccaaaaagttagaaaatatggtataaagtatttttattttttgactcgAGTGTTTGTAATGATACATAAATGCTCTAGCTACATGTAAATTGCTTCATGCTTTGCAACGTTAAGAGACATGTGAGTTGTTTTCAATAAAGCCCTGATTGCATAAGAATATTATAgggtttttttttagaaatatctTGTATTATTCTGATTGAAGAGtttgtaattattatatttgtatgTGATATGCTCTACACTTTATTTTACCATATATAACCATgtactaattttattattttattaaaaagagcattttaattattactccctccattccaaTATAGTTGTCAATTTTGCCTTTATcatacagtttaagaaaagcaattattgtttacgACTTTTGTAAAGTTTTCCTTACTTTTCATAGTAGGGTCCACTTGTAATATACTTTCATTAGTAGATTTTAAATACGGgtaatataagaaaattaaatgtaaaaattagttactttttgaaagtggaaaAGAGtcttgggacaaaaaaattatcaaaatggaccactctattgggacggagggagtactttaAAATGTGATAATTACTTAATAGTTAATTCTTTCAAATATCATCAACTATGTGATGTGATAGTAAACTTTTAATTTAGATTGTGAGTTCTATTCAAATTATCTTTAGTTTTAGAATGATGTTGATCTATAATTATGTTGTCTAATAATATATGAATGAGATATTAAGTTAAATTATAGATACTACTTAAAGAAATGATATACTGGATGACTTATTACCAGAATACTatgggcttaatacatagtttgacccctgaacttgtacccttttacccatctaacctctaaacttaacgtctcacctatcgaatctctgaacttgttaaataatccgatttgacccctgaacttgataaatatgtaaatattgaacccttcgtgtccacctgtcacttgaaacattctagaagaaattgtgtacggaggggtttaATGTTTACgaatttatcaagttcgggggtcaaatcgggttattaacaagttcaggggttcgataggtgagacgttaagtttgggggttagatgggtaaaagggtacaagttcagaggtcaaactatgtattaagccgaaTACTATGTACAAAAAACTATCATAATTAATTATCATCAAAGTAACCTTTAGTCATTTGATCGCGTCACCGTGCATTTTTAGATTATttcaataattataattactttagaattgtttagattttttttaatatattttgaataattaattatgcaaattgtattttaaaagaaaaacccGTTACAaccttttaaaatattgtttaaaCAATAATTGGAAATTGTGCTTTAAAAAATCGTTTGAAACCGTTTGCAACTGTGTTTTTTTAAACACATTGGAACAAAATTTGAAACAGAAAATCGAAGGGTAagagtgaaaaaaaattataagacgCGTTGGAACAAAGTGTTTAGATTATGATTTTTGAagttaaattttgcaaatatttttatgttgtaAGTGTTTTTATAAACATCTCAATTTATTTCGACTCTAGTGGCTTAAAAATGATTAGAAAGATTTTTTTCACTATCAATATAAATGATCTTCAATATTTATCAGATGATTATGCCTCAGCATTGTTGCAATATCATTTCTATGGTATTGATCCATAATTGTTTGCATAAGTTTAccagaaaaaaattgaaaaactatTTATGGCTACAAGCCTTATTTAAAATTGCACACAGTTTTAGGCCTATGAATTATATATCTTGGGCAAGAATTTAAAATATCCAAAGCTTTTTAGTAATGTGATTATTCTTGGCTTGCTTCCAACTTTTGAACAAGTTCATCAATCTTCCGAAATTGGTATGGCCATGATATGTTGTATAGGAACTGGCGCAGATCATATCTATTGTCCTCTGCTGAATAACTCTGCAAGAATTCAGATTTGATAAGTTAAATTTTATGACAATTAATGTCATTTATAGATTAATAATTGAAATGATTATAATGATTTATACCTCAACATAGTAGGAAGGTGTCAATGTTGTCATCTTGTGACGATTGATGGAATAATaatgaaagaaaagtttgacCTTATCGGCCACCTCCGACGGACTACATTTCGAACTCCATTCACAGCACAAATTCTGTATCAAAAAATAACATTGGTTGAAGAAAGTTAGATTTTGGAAGCAATGTATAGAGATAGTGAAACCATTTGATGAGTCTAGTTTTCATGGATAACAAGTATATACCTTAAACATTGACATAGGACCGCAACGAAATGTCTTTCGCAACTTTCCGTAAACAGAGAGTTCCTCATAAGTCATTCCCATGTCTAACTCATCGGTTTGTCTGTAGTCGGGACGAATAGGCTCCAATTCAGCACTTGGAGGAGCATCTGCTACATCAGCTAAAGTTGGATAACCAAGATTAACGGCACCCCAACGCATAAACGCCCAAATATCGGTCTTGTTCATGCTTCCAAGAGGATTTAAATCTGCAGAGCTGCAATCGTACTGCACAAAGAAACAAAATTCATTTTAGTACCATCGAATAAACTTAGAACAGCGCGATGATTTTACGGTTAGTACCTTAGTAAGGTGACCGCGCAATGATTCATCCACGTTAGAGGTACTCAAAACAAGATGATACTTTGGTTTGTTGTTAATCCAGGGCAAGAGTGAGGCTAGCAAGAATGCTATAACCATTCTGATTCTTGCTTGAATGTTCTGCAATGCTAGGTTCTCAACTTCAGAACCTCCATCAACCTGCAGGGCCGAAACCAATGTTTTTAGATTGGTATGTAACAATATGTATGTGACATATAAtaatgaattttatataattaattaccGTAAAACGTGGTAGTTTGCCGGTAAGTGTTTGAAAGAATGTGACGAGCGATGAAACAACGGTGTCGATTGTAAGATTATAATGCTTCGAACCAACCTCTGCAGCTAGTTTCTTTGAAAGATTTCTTGTTTCTTGAGAACTGCATACACATTATATCAATTTTGttagtttaaatgttataattacATAATGACTCAAATAACATATCGAGCTTTATAATTCCGACCTGTTTTCGGTCCCGAGGAAGAGAGTGTAGAATATTCGGCCTGCAAATTCTTTAGGATCTGTAGGGTATTTCCCTTCAGTATAACATCCTATTCGAATTGCATCAGATTTCACTTGTTCATTTCCACTAGCAATCTCTGAATTAGACAAAAGGAAATGAATAAGGAATGAatctttttgtttatattttccTTAAAAATTAGCCAAAAGTTAGTATGAACCTTTGACAACAAGTTGACACATGGAGCCAACAATTGCAGAGACAGAGGAGCTATCTGCTCCACCTGAAAGAGGAAGCAAGAAACCCGAAGCTCCGCTTCTTCGCAAGTAATCCCATAGCCAACAAGCAGGGCCTAGTGCAATTTCTTCCTCAGGACAGTGATAATTGATCtgcaaaattatataacatgatGGTAATTAAGTTTGATTAGCAGgagtttttggttttttaatcAGTAGGTGAAGAGTAATAATACGCGAACCTTAATGGGGCTCGAAAGGGATACATGTCGGTCTAAAGATCGACAGAGATTGACAGGCACTTGTACTGATTTTACAGTTGATATGCCTTTGGATTGTTGCTGGAAGCTAATAACAGATCCGCGTAGACTAGTAACCTGCACGAAACATTAGCATCAGATTTTGCTTTTATTTAGTGAAGAGAATCAAACTCATCACTCGAAACTGTATGCagagtttataaaatttaaattttacctTGTCCAAATCGACTTGAGCAATCACTAATTCAACATCCTTGAGAGAAAATTGTGATGCTAGAGAAATTACATCTCCATTGAGAACAACACAAGAACACCCATCGTAGTAAAGGCGACCACCGTCACATCCTTGATGATTACTATACATATAAACTCCTCCAAGACTTCGGGTTGCAGATTCCAAAGCGCGAACACGAAGATTCAGCTTTCTCAACTGATGATGGCTTCCGCTCGCATTCAAGAACACTTCCACTCCGTTAAGCGCAAGCTCAGTGTGCGGAGGGATTGGACTGAAAAGCTCTTCACAAACTTCAGCAGCAACAGCact
This window contains:
- the LOC126687566 gene encoding protein STRICTOSIDINE SYNTHASE-LIKE 12-like — its product is MQYQSDRLRKICEVSLIFMASMSLIFILLLHVHFAMAHPRASFERLYLPTPLVGPESLAFDWNGGGPYTGVSDGRILKYQGPNLNFTEFAYTTQNRNKSQCDGATDPSLQSICGRPLGIAFYYRTGELYIADANNGLFVVGPNGGQATRLLNSVQGVPLKFLAGLDVDQTTGNVFFTEASSAFQLKDIVGLVQSRDNTGSLFMYDPRTKRATVLLRNLAAAAGTAVSRDGSFVLVSEFLANRIQKYWLRGPRANTAQILRSFRGKPDNIKRNANGQFWVAVSVLRDPPPPPKPRMLPLGYRINENGMVLQVVSFRGPYETEAISEVQEMNGTLYAGSLHVNFAATMFRR
- the LOC126653621 gene encoding glutamine-dependent NAD(+) synthetase-like, yielding MRILKVATCNLTQWAMEFELNLKNIKESIRQAKEAGAAIRLGPELEISGYGCEDHFLELDTVTHSWECLKELLVGDWTDGILCSIGMAVINGSERYNCQVLCMNRKIIMIRPKLRLANDGNYREFRWFKAWKQKYQLVDFKLPADIAEAISQKSAPFGYGYVQFLDTAVAAEVCEELFSPIPPHTELALNGVEVFLNASGSHHQLRKLNLRVRALESATRSLGGVYMYSNHQGCDGGRLYYDGCSCVVLNGDVISLASQFSLKDVELVIAQVDLDKVTSLRGSVISFQQQSKGISTVKSVQVPVNLCRSLDRHVSLSSPIKINYHCPEEEIALGPACWLWDYLRRSGASGFLLPLSGGADSSSVSAIVGSMCQLVVKEIASGNEQVKSDAIRIGCYTEGKYPTDPKEFAGRIFYTLFLGTENSSQETRNLSKKLAAEVGSKHYNLTIDTVVSSLVTFFQTLTGKLPRFTVDGGSEVENLALQNIQARIRMVIAFLLASLLPWINNKPKYHLVLSTSNVDESLRGHLTKYDCSSADLNPLGSMNKTDIWAFMRWGAVNLGYPTLADVADAPPSAELEPIRPDYRQTDELDMGMTYEELSVYGKLRKTFRCGPMSMFKNLCCEWSSKCSPSEVADKVKLFFHYYSINRHKMTTLTPSYYVESYSAEDNRYDLRQFLYNISWPYQFRKIDELVQKLEASQE